A region from the Acidiferrobacter sp. SPIII_3 genome encodes:
- a CDS encoding glycoside hydrolase family 15 protein has protein sequence MSDPKNENLPIEDYALIGNTITGALVGKNGSIDWFCAPRLDSAACFAALLGNRDNGHWQIAPADGIGTVRRRYRDDTLILETEFETSQGCARLTDFMVMNGHDSEEHCHLVRIVEGVSGSIDMEMMLVIRFYYGSMVPWVRRVGDARLAVAGPDSLHLTATVPVHGHDQTTRARFTLTAGQREIFHLGYQPTHHTTYEPPEPLAALAHTEAWWRAWAAQGHYEGPWRAIVMRSLITLKALTCRSTGAIAAALTTSLPEQLGGARNWDYRYCWLRDATFTLWSMLTTGYTEEAVAWREWLMRAVAGHPADLQIVYGVAGERWIGEREIPWLRGYEGAAPVRIGNAAADQFQIDVYGELMDSLHLARSVGLDPEAHVWDIQRAVMGFLESHWHLPDDGIWEMRGGRRHFTHSKVMAWVAFDRAVKDATRYGLEGPVERWEEIRDTIHADVCTHGFNAAKNSFTQYYGSEALDASLLMMALVGFLPATDARIVGTVRAIESELMDDGLVLRYRPQESGDGLPGTEGVFLPCSFWLVDNLVLQGRHSEARQLFARLVGLCNDVGLLSEEYDPAARRLVGNFPQAFTHVALVNSARNLAGDGPAAHRARNQSPAGGAGARR, from the coding sequence ATGTCAGACCCAAAAAACGAGAATCTGCCCATTGAGGACTATGCGCTCATCGGCAATACCATAACCGGCGCGTTGGTTGGCAAAAACGGCTCGATCGACTGGTTCTGCGCCCCACGCCTGGACTCCGCCGCATGCTTTGCCGCGCTGCTCGGTAATCGCGACAACGGCCACTGGCAGATCGCGCCGGCCGACGGCATAGGGACGGTTCGTCGCCGGTATCGCGACGATACACTGATTCTCGAGACCGAATTCGAGACGTCACAGGGCTGTGCGCGTCTGACCGACTTCATGGTCATGAACGGCCACGACTCCGAGGAGCACTGCCATCTCGTGCGCATCGTCGAGGGGGTGAGCGGCTCGATCGACATGGAGATGATGCTCGTCATCCGTTTCTACTACGGGTCCATGGTCCCGTGGGTACGCCGGGTGGGTGATGCGCGGCTCGCGGTCGCGGGCCCCGACAGCCTCCATCTCACCGCCACGGTCCCCGTCCACGGCCATGATCAGACGACCCGCGCGCGGTTCACGCTCACCGCCGGCCAGCGCGAGATATTCCACCTCGGCTACCAACCGACCCATCATACGACCTACGAGCCCCCGGAACCACTCGCCGCGCTGGCCCACACGGAGGCATGGTGGCGTGCCTGGGCGGCACAGGGCCACTACGAAGGCCCGTGGCGCGCCATCGTCATGCGCTCGCTCATCACCCTGAAGGCCCTCACCTGCCGTTCCACCGGGGCCATCGCCGCCGCGCTCACCACCTCGCTACCCGAACAACTCGGGGGGGCGCGCAACTGGGACTACCGGTACTGCTGGCTGCGCGACGCCACCTTCACGCTCTGGTCGATGCTCACGACCGGCTACACCGAAGAGGCCGTGGCCTGGCGCGAATGGCTCATGCGCGCGGTCGCCGGCCATCCGGCCGACCTCCAGATCGTCTACGGTGTGGCCGGCGAACGCTGGATCGGGGAACGCGAGATCCCCTGGCTGCGGGGCTATGAGGGCGCAGCGCCGGTACGCATCGGCAACGCCGCCGCCGATCAGTTCCAGATCGATGTCTATGGTGAACTCATGGACTCCCTGCATCTCGCGCGTAGCGTGGGGCTTGATCCCGAGGCCCATGTCTGGGATATCCAGCGCGCGGTCATGGGGTTCCTGGAGAGCCACTGGCACCTCCCCGATGACGGCATCTGGGAGATGCGCGGGGGACGCCGGCACTTCACCCACTCCAAGGTCATGGCCTGGGTGGCCTTCGATCGGGCGGTCAAGGATGCCACGCGCTATGGGCTCGAGGGACCCGTGGAACGTTGGGAAGAGATCCGCGACACCATCCATGCGGACGTCTGCACGCACGGTTTCAATGCCGCAAAGAACAGCTTCACGCAGTATTACGGCAGCGAGGCCCTGGACGCGAGCCTGCTCATGATGGCCCTGGTCGGCTTTCTGCCGGCGACTGACGCGCGCATTGTCGGTACCGTGCGCGCCATCGAGAGCGAGCTCATGGACGATGGCCTCGTCTTGCGCTATCGCCCGCAGGAATCGGGCGATGGCCTGCCGGGCACGGAAGGGGTGTTCCTGCCCTGCTCGTTCTGGCTCGTCGACAACCTCGTGTTGCAGGGGCGGCATAGCGAGGCCCGGCAACTCTTTGCGCGTCTCGTGGGTCTTTGCAACGACGTAGGCCTGCTGTCCGAGGAGTACGACCCGGCAGCGCGGCGGCTGGTCGGCAACTTCCCACAGGCCTTCACGCATGTGGCCCTGGTGAATTCCGCGCGCAACCTCGCGGGCGACGGGCCCGCAGCGCACCGCGCGCGCAATCAGTCGCCGGCCGGGGGCGCCGGCGCGCGACGGTAG
- a CDS encoding mercuric transporter MerT family protein — protein sequence MADKGTRSRPVTTGPRGLWAAVVTGFLASVCCVGPLVLVVAGIGGAWVSDLTILDPLRPWLMAMTLGLLVFAHVRYWRDRRRAAACGCPPGARRSAFWLWFGTALVAVTLLAPYVLPALIVPSIPTTP from the coding sequence ATGGCGGATAAGGGCACGCGTTCTCGACCGGTGACGACTGGACCGCGCGGATTGTGGGCGGCGGTGGTTACGGGGTTTCTGGCATCGGTCTGTTGCGTGGGCCCGCTCGTCCTGGTGGTGGCCGGCATCGGCGGCGCATGGGTCTCGGACCTTACGATTCTGGACCCGCTGCGTCCATGGCTCATGGCCATGACCCTGGGCCTGCTCGTGTTCGCGCATGTCCGTTACTGGCGGGACCGGCGCCGGGCGGCCGCATGCGGCTGCCCACCCGGGGCCAGGCGTTCGGCCTTCTGGCTCTGGTTTGGTACCGCCCTGGTCGCGGTCACGCTGCTCGCGCCTTATGTGCTACCCGCCTTGATCGTACCGTCCATCCCCACTACACCCTAG
- a CDS encoding ATP-binding protein translates to MIVRRIKTQVVEALERQAAVALIGPRQVGKTTLAQDIAEERDALYLDLENPDDRAKLSNPGLFLKHYEDRLVVLDEIHRTPELFQSLRGIIDQGRRTGRFLVLGSASMDLLRQSGESLAGRIEYVDMQPLDVTEVDGGEGVYDRLWVRGGFPDSFLAGNDQDSLKRRTSFIRTYLERDIPQLGLRIPAETLRRLWTMLAHMQGAPVNASQLAAGLSVSAPTANKYIDLLVDLLLVRRLPPLFLNIGKRLMKSPRIYVRDSGLVHALLGIGDYDALAGHPVVGASWEGFVIENLLSVAPDGTQASFFRTSAGAEMDLVLDLPGRAGRWAIEIKRSVSTKPTKGFYQACEDLGPAKAFVIHAGTERSPLSKDAHAMGVLEMAQTLLQLA, encoded by the coding sequence ATGATAGTCCGTCGTATCAAAACACAGGTTGTGGAGGCGCTGGAGCGCCAAGCGGCCGTCGCCTTGATCGGCCCCCGGCAGGTCGGCAAGACCACTCTCGCGCAAGACATTGCCGAGGAGCGCGACGCGCTCTATCTTGATCTCGAGAACCCGGACGACCGCGCTAAATTGTCAAACCCGGGGCTTTTTCTAAAACACTACGAGGATCGGCTCGTCGTGCTCGATGAGATTCATCGGACGCCGGAGCTGTTCCAATCCTTGCGCGGGATCATCGACCAGGGTCGCCGGACGGGGCGTTTCCTGGTTCTGGGCTCGGCCTCCATGGACCTGCTGCGCCAGTCCGGCGAGAGCCTCGCCGGCCGCATCGAATATGTCGACATGCAACCTCTTGATGTCACCGAGGTGGACGGTGGCGAGGGGGTCTACGACCGGCTTTGGGTGCGTGGCGGCTTCCCAGACAGCTTCCTTGCCGGAAACGACCAGGACAGCCTCAAGCGGCGCACGAGCTTCATCCGGACTTATCTCGAACGCGACATCCCGCAACTCGGCCTGCGGATCCCCGCCGAAACCTTGCGACGCCTGTGGACGATGCTGGCGCACATGCAGGGCGCCCCGGTAAACGCCTCACAATTGGCCGCAGGGCTCTCCGTCAGCGCGCCAACCGCCAACAAATACATCGATCTCCTGGTGGATCTCCTGCTCGTCCGGCGCCTGCCGCCCTTGTTTCTGAATATCGGCAAGCGCCTCATGAAATCACCCAGGATCTATGTCCGCGACAGCGGCCTCGTGCATGCGCTCCTTGGGATCGGAGACTACGACGCCTTGGCCGGCCATCCCGTGGTCGGGGCCAGCTGGGAAGGTTTCGTGATCGAGAACCTGCTATCCGTTGCGCCGGACGGTACCCAGGCAAGCTTCTTCCGAACCTCGGCTGGCGCGGAGATGGACCTCGTACTCGACCTGCCGGGACGCGCCGGGCGCTGGGCCATCGAGATCAAGCGCTCAGTGTCGACCAAGCCCACCAAGGGATTCTATCAGGCCTGCGAAGACCTCGGACCGGCCAAGGCCTTTGTGATCCATGCCGGTACCGAGCGCTCTCCATTGTCGAAGGACGCGCACGCCATGGGCGTGCTCGAAATGGCGCAGACACTTCTGCAACTGGCTTAA
- a CDS encoding heavy-metal-associated domain-containing protein: MKSITRLFILMATLSPVASLSPAVAAISPRGSAHAVAMRFAQAVIHIPGMTCSNHSCATAVYMSLIRLPGVMGVGVDESTQNVTVKYIPARTRPAVFLKAVKNAGFPGTLVRGKGA; encoded by the coding sequence ATGAAGTCGATCACGCGTTTGTTTATCCTCATGGCCACCCTGAGCCCGGTAGCGAGCCTGAGCCCCGCCGTGGCCGCGATCAGTCCCCGCGGGTCCGCGCATGCAGTCGCCATGCGCTTCGCGCAGGCCGTCATCCATATCCCCGGGATGACATGCAGCAACCATTCGTGCGCAACCGCGGTGTACATGTCGCTCATCCGCCTGCCGGGCGTGATGGGCGTGGGCGTCGATGAATCGACGCAGAACGTCACCGTGAAATACATCCCGGCACGCACGCGCCCGGCGGTGTTTTTGAAGGCGGTCAAGAACGCCGGTTTCCCCGGGACCCTGGTGCGCGGCAAGGGCGCCTGA
- a CDS encoding DMT family transporter, translating to MPGGDLWRYDRGFAGTGMDLKQNLPVAGATLLVLVGMAANSLLARAALAGHLIGPTLFTLLRLAGGAALLAVLSAIRRVPLRRPQANVLWLFLYAAAFSYTYVVLGAAMGALLLFFAVQLTMFVGAVIGGERPTTAHVLGGLLALAGLYILVALQLHRPAPWAVVGMLAAGLGWGLYSIGGRGVRDPLAHTTVNFLYAALLGVGLALLRLGWQVGPRFAPHGTGVLEALVSGAVTSAPVYLLWYALLPRLRTVFAATVQLAVPVIVAIGGWAFLGEPITTRLAIAGALVLAGVGLTMRRTGRQPPHPPTRAPGTR from the coding sequence ATGCCGGGCGGTGATCTTTGGCGCTATGATCGCGGTTTTGCGGGGACCGGCATGGACTTGAAGCAGAATCTCCCCGTGGCGGGCGCCACGCTCCTGGTACTGGTCGGCATGGCGGCCAATAGTCTTCTGGCGCGCGCCGCGCTCGCCGGCCATCTGATCGGGCCCACGCTCTTTACACTCCTGCGGCTGGCCGGCGGCGCGGCCCTGCTCGCGGTCTTGTCGGCGATCCGTCGCGTCCCGCTCCGGCGTCCGCAGGCGAATGTGTTGTGGCTGTTCCTCTACGCCGCCGCGTTCTCCTACACCTACGTCGTGCTGGGCGCCGCCATGGGTGCCCTGCTGCTCTTTTTCGCGGTGCAACTCACCATGTTCGTGGGTGCCGTGATCGGGGGCGAGCGGCCCACCACGGCGCACGTGCTCGGCGGCCTCCTGGCACTCGCCGGGCTCTATATCCTGGTGGCCTTGCAACTCCATCGGCCGGCGCCCTGGGCGGTCGTGGGTATGCTCGCCGCGGGCCTCGGCTGGGGCCTCTATTCCATAGGCGGGCGCGGCGTCCGCGATCCGCTGGCGCACACCACGGTCAATTTCCTCTATGCCGCCTTACTGGGGGTCGGTCTTGCGCTTTTGCGTCTCGGTTGGCAGGTCGGGCCGCGATTTGCACCGCACGGGACGGGCGTACTCGAGGCGCTGGTCTCGGGGGCCGTGACCTCGGCGCCCGTCTACCTGCTCTGGTACGCGCTACTGCCCCGACTGCGCACCGTGTTCGCGGCCACGGTGCAACTCGCGGTCCCGGTGATTGTCGCCATAGGGGGTTGGGCGTTTTTGGGAGAACCGATAACCACGCGACTGGCGATCGCCGGCGCCCTGGTCCTTGCGGGGGTGGGCCTTACGATGCGCCGCACCGGGCGCCAGCCGCCACACCCCCCGACTCGGGCCCCCGGGACACGGTGA
- a CDS encoding cytochrome c oxidase subunit 3: protein MSTATSGTLDAKKSPMWSSGHGHDAISTRTLGFWLYMLSDAMMFTALFAAYTVLGHEVNAAGGPWATTVAHPGVAFKETVWLFSSVLAYGFAMIALKRGHRGGVMLGIAAALLIALGFLSVDIHEILHLFRIGATPERSGYLSAFFTLVFYHGLHVVVGIAWMLVMLVQVAFAGLSEKVVYRLLNLRLFWHFQAVMWVFMFTFLYLRGAIV, encoded by the coding sequence ATGAGTACGGCGACGAGCGGGACGTTGGATGCCAAGAAAAGTCCGATGTGGTCGTCGGGTCACGGGCACGACGCCATATCGACACGGACCCTGGGCTTCTGGCTGTACATGTTGAGCGACGCCATGATGTTCACGGCACTGTTCGCGGCCTACACGGTCCTCGGGCACGAGGTCAACGCCGCCGGCGGTCCGTGGGCCACGACCGTGGCGCATCCGGGGGTCGCCTTCAAGGAGACGGTGTGGCTCTTTTCGAGCGTGCTCGCCTATGGTTTTGCCATGATTGCCCTGAAGAGAGGCCATCGTGGCGGGGTGATGCTCGGGATTGCGGCGGCGCTCTTGATCGCGCTTGGTTTCCTGTCGGTCGATATCCACGAGATCCTGCATCTATTCCGCATAGGCGCCACGCCCGAGCGCAGCGGCTATCTGTCGGCGTTCTTTACGCTCGTGTTCTATCATGGCCTGCATGTGGTGGTGGGCATCGCCTGGATGCTCGTGATGCTCGTCCAGGTGGCGTTCGCGGGGCTTAGCGAGAAGGTCGTCTACCGGCTGCTGAACCTGCGGCTGTTCTGGCACTTCCAGGCCGTCATGTGGGTCTTCATGTTCACTTTTCTCTATCTGCGAGGCGCGATCGTATGA
- a CDS encoding bifunctional 2-polyprenyl-6-hydroxyphenol methylase/3-demethylubiquinol 3-O-methyltransferase UbiG, whose protein sequence is MAGCCGGTTCGIGRCFGHFSRRYTRRYERRGLEATQKQLVAGLREVGFDGRSLLEIGCGVGYLHQHLLLRGAATAVGVDLAEAMLTEARALAARQGLAERVRYVSGDFQIMAPELDAADITLLDKVVCCYPDAPGLMAAAIGRTKQACALTLPRRHWFNRAAAHLGAGLFRVVGSTYRPFVHDPTAIDRQMRAAGFEPAFEARTLIWLTRIYRRAPAPPAGD, encoded by the coding sequence ATGGCAGGATGCTGCGGTGGTACGACCTGCGGAATCGGGCGTTGTTTCGGGCACTTCTCGCGGCGCTATACCCGGCGCTACGAACGGCGGGGCCTGGAGGCGACTCAGAAGCAACTGGTCGCGGGCCTGCGCGAGGTCGGCTTTGACGGCCGGTCACTGCTCGAGATCGGTTGCGGGGTCGGGTATCTGCATCAACACCTGTTGTTGCGCGGGGCGGCCACGGCGGTGGGGGTCGATCTTGCCGAGGCGATGTTGACCGAGGCGCGGGCGCTGGCGGCGCGCCAGGGGCTTGCGGAGCGGGTGCGATACGTATCGGGGGATTTCCAGATCATGGCCCCTGAGCTCGATGCCGCGGATATCACGCTGCTCGACAAGGTCGTGTGCTGCTACCCGGATGCCCCGGGGCTTATGGCCGCGGCCATAGGGCGCACCAAGCAGGCGTGCGCGTTGACCCTCCCGCGACGGCATTGGTTCAATCGCGCGGCCGCGCACCTCGGCGCCGGGCTGTTCCGGGTTGTGGGCAGCACCTATCGACCATTCGTGCATGATCCGACGGCCATCGACCGGCAGATGCGCGCCGCCGGCTTCGAACCCGCCTTCGAGGCCCGCACCCTGATCTGGCTGACGCGTATCTACCGTCGCGCGCCGGCGCCCCCGGCCGGCGACTGA
- a CDS encoding sulfite exporter TauE/SafE family protein has protein sequence MVVMILVYMGLGLVTGLLAGMLGIGGGSVVVPALVFVFAGEHLAPGLAMKLAIGTSLASILFTSLAAIRAQQKRGAIDWSVAAPLGLATLVGSLASGYLAGFLPGVLLKEIFGVFLILIGLQVFADWRPAAHWRLPARPGLMGVGLGIGALSAILGIGGGSLTVPFLTACNVDMRRAIAISATLGLPIALFGAMGFALSGQHRAGLPPGTLGYIYLPALAGLTTVAMLVVPLGVHLAHNLPVAQLKRVFGVLLIAVGLQMVFGA, from the coding sequence ATGGTTGTCATGATTCTCGTCTACATGGGGCTTGGGCTTGTCACCGGCCTGCTCGCCGGCATGCTCGGCATCGGCGGTGGCAGCGTGGTGGTGCCGGCGCTGGTGTTCGTGTTTGCCGGAGAGCATCTCGCCCCGGGGCTCGCCATGAAGCTTGCCATAGGGACATCGCTTGCGAGCATCCTTTTTACCTCGCTCGCCGCCATCCGCGCGCAGCAGAAGCGGGGCGCGATCGACTGGTCGGTGGCCGCGCCGCTCGGGCTTGCCACCCTGGTTGGGAGTCTCGCGAGCGGCTATCTGGCGGGCTTTCTGCCCGGTGTCCTCTTGAAGGAGATCTTCGGGGTGTTTCTGATCCTGATCGGCCTGCAGGTGTTCGCCGACTGGCGGCCGGCGGCCCATTGGCGCCTGCCGGCACGCCCCGGGCTCATGGGTGTGGGTCTGGGCATAGGGGCCTTGTCGGCGATCCTGGGCATTGGGGGTGGCAGCCTGACCGTCCCGTTCCTGACCGCCTGCAATGTCGACATGCGCCGCGCGATCGCCATCTCCGCGACCCTGGGCCTACCCATCGCACTCTTTGGCGCCATGGGCTTTGCGCTCTCCGGTCAGCACCGGGCCGGTCTGCCGCCGGGGACCCTCGGTTATATTTATCTGCCGGCGCTGGCCGGGCTTACCACCGTCGCCATGCTGGTCGTGCCGCTCGGCGTGCATCTCGCCCATAACCTGCCGGTCGCGCAATTGAAGCGCGTGTTCGGTGTCCTATTGATCGCAGTCGGCCTGCAGATGGTGTTCGGGGCGTAA
- a CDS encoding DUF302 domain-containing protein, which translates to MPNRVTPYERRHALRRPGSILIGLLLTAAAFSAQAAMGYPGTHTDTTRYRYPVLLQRLIAAVKAHHMVVVARVSASHGAAVRGIKIPGNAVVMVFRNDFAVTMLKDSVSAGIEAPLRIYVTANRHGTADLTYRTPSAVFAPYHNPALNRLARTLDPILAAIVRSAAGPGARPGHLS; encoded by the coding sequence ATGCCGAATCGCGTCACCCCCTACGAACGGCGCCACGCGCTACGGCGTCCTGGCTCCATCCTCATCGGGCTTTTACTGACTGCCGCCGCGTTTTCGGCCCAGGCCGCCATGGGCTACCCGGGCACGCACACGGACACGACACGCTACCGCTATCCCGTGCTCCTGCAACGGCTCATCGCCGCGGTCAAGGCCCACCACATGGTAGTCGTAGCCCGGGTGAGCGCCAGCCACGGGGCGGCAGTCCGGGGGATCAAGATCCCGGGGAACGCCGTCGTCATGGTGTTTCGTAACGATTTCGCCGTGACCATGCTCAAAGACAGCGTATCCGCCGGTATCGAGGCACCACTCAGGATCTATGTCACGGCCAATCGTCATGGCACCGCCGACCTCACCTATCGCACGCCGAGCGCGGTCTTCGCCCCATACCACAATCCCGCGCTGAACCGCCTGGCGCGCACACTGGATCCCATCCTCGCGGCCATCGTGCGTTCAGCGGCCGGGCCGGGGGCCAGACCCGGCCACCTCTCCTGA
- a CDS encoding multiheme c-type cytochrome, which produces MSRKASGRVAVKPLAVRWWLALLRWWLALFLFNPATPAWAWPTTAFLSHYWHRPVPIGGPSPPRWPAFETALSARACGQCHISQYREWRKSRHALAMGPGVMGQLAQAGLGRWAFVRGCLSCHAPARRQWREVKAALKGHPLATFARQGVTCADCHVRHYQRFGPPLEPYLAAGRIVHGGFTPSRDFTRSRFCISCHQFHRDGARLHGALLENVYGEWRKSRYAREGVTCQSCHMPDGRHDFYGIHNPRFVRRALTIRFQTQPLGADHALIAHLVITNSGVGHDFPTYTTPKVVATIWQRCARHVCPGSVRRLVIARRISLDLKHQYFDTRIKPGQSRDLSYDVKKAAQATALAARIMVYPDAAYVRFFRAYLVRYTLTASERRAIQQVLARDEHSDYVLWQADRPLPPR; this is translated from the coding sequence GTGTCACGCAAGGCCTCCGGACGCGTGGCCGTGAAGCCGCTCGCCGTGCGGTGGTGGCTCGCACTGTTGCGGTGGTGGCTCGCACTGTTCCTATTCAATCCCGCCACGCCGGCGTGGGCCTGGCCGACCACGGCCTTTCTGAGTCACTACTGGCATAGACCGGTCCCGATCGGGGGACCCTCGCCCCCTCGTTGGCCGGCCTTCGAGACCGCGCTGTCGGCGCGCGCCTGCGGCCAATGCCATATCAGTCAATATCGAGAGTGGCGCAAGAGTCGTCACGCCCTGGCCATGGGGCCGGGGGTCATGGGCCAGCTCGCCCAGGCCGGCCTCGGCCGTTGGGCATTCGTGCGCGGCTGTCTTTCCTGTCATGCGCCCGCGCGTCGTCAATGGCGTGAGGTCAAGGCGGCCTTGAAAGGCCATCCACTTGCGACCTTCGCGCGCCAAGGCGTCACCTGCGCCGACTGCCATGTGCGCCACTACCAGCGCTTCGGACCACCCCTCGAACCGTATCTGGCCGCCGGGCGCATCGTCCATGGTGGCTTTACCCCGAGCCGGGACTTCACGCGCAGTCGATTTTGTATAAGCTGTCATCAATTCCATCGGGATGGCGCGCGCCTGCATGGCGCCCTTCTGGAAAACGTCTACGGCGAATGGCGCAAGAGCCGTTACGCGCGCGAGGGGGTGACGTGCCAGAGCTGCCATATGCCCGACGGGCGCCACGACTTCTATGGAATACACAACCCGCGTTTCGTGCGCCGCGCGCTCACCATCCGCTTCCAGACACAGCCTCTCGGTGCGGACCATGCCCTCATCGCCCACCTCGTCATCACGAATTCGGGAGTCGGTCACGATTTCCCGACCTACACGACCCCTAAGGTGGTCGCCACCATCTGGCAGCGCTGCGCGCGCCACGTGTGTCCCGGCAGCGTCCGCCGCCTCGTCATAGCGCGGCGCATCAGTCTCGATCTCAAGCATCAATACTTCGATACCCGGATCAAGCCTGGACAATCCCGCGACCTCTCCTATGACGTCAAAAAGGCCGCGCAGGCCACGGCGCTTGCGGCGCGCATCATGGTCTACCCCGATGCCGCCTATGTGCGCTTCTTCCGCGCCTATCTCGTGCGCTATACGCTCACCGCAAGCGAGCGGCGCGCCATCCAGCAGGTGCTCGCCCGCGACGAGCATTCGGACTATGTCCTGTGGCAGGCCGATCGCCCCTTGCCGCCACGATAG
- a CDS encoding gamma-glutamyltransferase family protein: MSEGGGARAVAVAPHAAAAQAAARVLKDGGGAIEAMVAAAAVIAVVYPHMTGLGGDGFWLIHEPGREPYGIDAGGTVGALATPDLYRARGHETMPARGALAANTVAGTVAGWELALAQRQGPALALERLLEDAIEYAEHGFRVSASQATSTRGRLAELRGQPGFGAHFLAPDGSVLAHGTTLCQPALAATLRGLAQHGLRDFYEGAVGDRIAADLAAVASPVTCADLRTFRARVVTPLRMAHSLGTLYNLPPPTQGVLSLMILGILDRLGLDRCPREGADMIHLALEATKRAFRVRDRHKGRFLEAGADVGEWLVPSRLDAETSVIDPAHAAPWRAVEGPADTVWLGVVDRRGCAVSFIQSLYHEFGSGVVLPGTGICWQNRGTSLSLTGAADRIAPGRRPFHTLNPALARLADGRLLAYGAMGGDGQPQTQAAVFTRAAVYGDDARQAVAAPRWLLGRTWGSASDDVKIETRFPDAVFDELERRGHVVSRLAPFDEIVGHAGLVMRDAGGMVSGGADPRSDGAVVFVD; this comes from the coding sequence ATGTCTGAGGGCGGAGGCGCGCGGGCAGTGGCGGTGGCGCCACACGCCGCGGCCGCACAGGCGGCGGCGCGGGTGCTGAAAGACGGCGGAGGCGCCATAGAGGCCATGGTGGCGGCGGCGGCTGTGATCGCGGTCGTCTACCCGCACATGACGGGGCTTGGGGGTGACGGCTTCTGGCTCATTCATGAGCCGGGACGCGAGCCCTACGGGATCGATGCGGGCGGCACGGTCGGGGCGCTCGCGACCCCGGACCTCTATCGGGCGCGAGGTCACGAGACCATGCCGGCGCGGGGCGCACTCGCCGCCAACACCGTGGCCGGGACGGTGGCCGGGTGGGAGCTTGCGCTCGCCCAGAGGCAGGGACCGGCGCTTGCGCTCGAACGCCTTCTGGAAGATGCCATAGAGTATGCCGAGCACGGGTTTAGGGTGAGTGCGAGTCAGGCTACGAGCACCAGGGGGCGCCTGGCGGAGCTCCGCGGCCAGCCTGGTTTCGGGGCACACTTTCTGGCCCCCGATGGCAGCGTACTCGCCCATGGGACGACGCTGTGCCAACCGGCGCTGGCCGCGACCTTGCGTGGTCTCGCGCAGCACGGGCTGCGCGATTTCTATGAAGGCGCGGTGGGAGATCGCATCGCCGCCGATCTGGCGGCGGTGGCAAGCCCCGTGACGTGCGCCGATCTGCGGACGTTCCGGGCGCGTGTTGTCACACCTCTGCGCATGGCGCACAGTCTCGGCACCCTTTATAACCTGCCGCCGCCCACGCAAGGGGTGTTGTCACTCATGATCCTTGGCATCCTCGATCGCCTCGGTCTCGATCGATGCCCGCGCGAGGGCGCGGATATGATCCATCTCGCACTGGAGGCCACCAAGCGTGCCTTCCGGGTGCGCGATCGTCACAAGGGGCGATTCCTGGAGGCCGGGGCGGACGTGGGCGAGTGGCTCGTGCCATCGCGGCTCGATGCCGAGACCTCCGTGATCGACCCCGCGCACGCCGCGCCCTGGCGTGCCGTCGAGGGCCCGGCCGATACCGTATGGCTCGGGGTCGTGGATCGGCGTGGTTGTGCCGTGAGCTTCATCCAAAGCCTCTATCATGAGTTCGGCAGCGGCGTGGTCTTGCCGGGTACCGGGATCTGTTGGCAGAACCGCGGCACGAGTCTGTCCCTCACGGGCGCGGCCGACCGTATAGCCCCCGGCCGCCGGCCCTTTCATACCCTGAACCCGGCGCTCGCACGGCTCGCCGATGGGCGCCTGCTCGCCTATGGCGCCATGGGGGGCGACGGTCAGCCGCAGACCCAGGCTGCGGTGTTCACGCGGGCCGCCGTCTACGGCGATGATGCCCGGCAGGCCGTGGCGGCCCCACGCTGGCTCTTGGGGCGCACCTGGGGGAGTGCCTCTGATGACGTGAAGATCGAGACGCGTTTTCCGGACGCCGTGTTCGATGAGCTCGAACGGCGCGGCCATGTCGTGTCGCGGCTGGCACCCTTCGATGAGATTGTGGGGCATGCGGGACTTGTCATGCGCGATGCCGGCGGTATGGTGTCGGGGGGCGCCGATCCGCGCAGCGACGGCGCGGTGGTATTCGTCGATTAG